Proteins from a genomic interval of Indicator indicator isolate 239-I01 chromosome 1, UM_Iind_1.1, whole genome shotgun sequence:
- the GPR83 gene encoding G-protein coupled receptor 83 — protein MLSCFVWLSLPNLINTFVTSGKLNLNGSLEKTFVIPNISGLFSWDNDSLADWQSFVGRSRYGAESQSVTVKALLITAYSFIMVFSLFGNILVCHVVIKSKRLHSATSLFIVNLAVADIMITLLNTPFTLAHFVNSTWIFGKEMCHVSRFAQYCSLHVSALTLTAIAVDRHQVIMHPLKPRISTAKGVICISMIWIMATCFSLPHAIYQKLFTFEYSEEVTRCLCLPDFPEPADLFWKYLDLTTFILLYVLPLLIISAAYMTVAKKLWLRNVIGDITTEQYFALRKKNKKTIKMLMLVVFLFAVCWFPLNCYVVLLSSQTIHTNNALYFAFHWFAMSSTCYNPFIYCWLNDSFRSELKALLSVCRKPPMPTEQRLPSTVPSYRLAWPEKGNFKRLQTSHVLPSASKIQSGKTDISAVEPIVAVS, from the exons ATGTTGTCCTGTTTTGTCTGGCTCTCCCTCCCCAACTTGATTAACACTTTTGTAACCTCAGGGAAGTTGAACCTTAAcgggagcctggagaagacttttgTAATCCCAAACATCTCGGGTTTGTTTTCCTGGGACAATGACAGCCTGGCTGACTGGCAGAGCTTTGTGGGCAGGAGCCGATACGGAGCAGAGTCGCAGAGCGTCACGGTGAAAGCCCTCCTCATCACAGCCTACTCCTTCATCATGGTCTTCTCCCTCTTCGGCAACATCCTGGTCTGTCACGTTGTCATCAAGAGCAAGCGCTTGCACTCCGCCACCAGCTTGTTCATTGTGAACCTGGCTGTAGCTGATATCATGATCACGCTCCTCAACACGCCTTTTACACTG GCTCATTTTGTCAACAGTACCTGGATATTTGGGAAGGAAATGTGCCATGTCAGTAGGTTTGCACAGTACTGCTCCCTCCACGTCTCTGCCTTAACCCTCACAGCCATTGCCGTGGACAGGCACCAG GTGATAATGCACCCTCTGAAACCTCGCATATCTACTGCAAAAGGTGTGATCTGTATCTCTATGATCTGGATCATGGCAACATGTTTTTCTCTACCACATGCTATCTACCAAAAACTCTTTACCTTTGAATACAG TGAGGAGGTAACCCGGTGCCTGTGTTTGCCAGATTTTCCTGAGCCTGCTGACCTCTTTTGGAAGTACCTCGACCTGACAACCTTCATTTTGCTCTATGTCCTGCCccttctgatcatctctgcTGCCTACATGACAGTGGCCAAGAAGCTCTGGCTGCGCAATGTCATTGGGGACATCACCACTGAGCAATACTTTGCCCTTCgcaaaaagaacaagaagacCATAAAGATGCTGATGCTTGTTGTCTTCCTCTTTGCAGTCTGCTGGTTCCCCTTGAATTGCTATgttgtcctcctctccagccagaCCATCCACACCAACAATGCCCTCTACTTTGCCTTTCACTGGTTCGCAATGAGCAGCACCTGCTACAATCCTTTCATCTACTGCTGGCTCAATGACAGCTTCCGATCAGAACtgaaggctctgctcagtgtgtGCAGAAAACCTCCCATGCCTACAGAACAGAGGCTTCCCTCCACAGTCCCATCCTACCGATTGGCTTGGCCAGAAAAGGGCAACTTCAAGAGGTTGCAGACCTCCCATGTTCTTCCATCAGCCTCCAAAATCCAGTCAGGAAAGACAGACATCTCTGCAGTTGAGCCAATAGTAGCTGTGAGCTAA